The following proteins are co-located in the Pyrococcus abyssi GE5 genome:
- a CDS encoding DUF2206 domain-containing protein, giving the protein MDRKSLIITMSVLLGLNSAILADYLGVHIPLARQIFGFIALTFFPGYLLLKIFRTRLESFSEKIFLSVALSISVVMLMGIFANFVYPLLGVEKPITLLPILLTFNVVTLGLLAVEQARTVPMLNTRRQIRIAKWDLFFALLPVWSLIGAYLFSHYGDNSGLLLLYFVIALTPLVFLKSKNFNRTFAIWSIAISLMWSTVFGVSWNYIWGYDINGEYYYANLVLARGIWSISTYDQYNTIASVNILGPVYSLILNMWIVPIFKIIYPLVFSLVPVILLKAYERLLGNKIWAELSVLFFMFFFQFFVSNMALARMMIVEVYLALLAYATIRKINPLFLILFLASLAVSHYGTAYLTMFALLTLPLIRVLENEQRISNKLIAVFWVVTLLWYAYVGGGFQFNNLVIIGYQTLLMLKDLFNPQYSQGLELIVAKMTFMREIAKLINLFAQGLISIGVLTVLNRLIRGRKVKHLEFYALSFAFFAYDIAGIVVPYFSNRMNVNRLYHLTQFFIAPYLLIGFDSVKRIMNNLSKNRHTLPLKNSVEIAGVFLVVYFIFTSGWTLVIANDPKPPMWLEKVDGPYWSLSEISGGKWIAEYRYDSLKIYSDQYRALLFLGLINQNINEVSFRGEEKISNFPKREAYAYLGKTSVREKKILVINQKYLGTIKEFYYLPIYNKSIFEGLWTSNKIYSSQDVAIYKI; this is encoded by the coding sequence ATGGACAGGAAATCGCTGATAATTACCATGTCAGTTTTGTTGGGGCTAAACTCAGCAATACTGGCGGATTATCTAGGCGTCCACATACCGTTAGCTAGGCAGATTTTTGGATTTATTGCCCTGACATTCTTCCCTGGGTATCTCCTTTTAAAAATTTTCAGAACTAGGCTGGAAAGTTTTTCAGAAAAAATATTTCTGAGTGTTGCCCTCAGTATCTCGGTTGTCATGCTTATGGGGATTTTTGCAAATTTTGTGTATCCGCTTCTTGGGGTTGAAAAACCGATAACCCTCCTCCCGATTCTCCTGACATTTAACGTAGTTACCTTAGGGCTACTTGCGGTGGAGCAGGCTAGGACAGTGCCAATGCTTAACACCAGAAGGCAGATCAGGATAGCAAAGTGGGACTTATTTTTTGCCCTTCTGCCAGTCTGGTCTCTCATTGGTGCTTACCTTTTCAGCCATTACGGGGATAACAGTGGATTGCTCCTCCTTTATTTCGTGATAGCGCTCACTCCACTGGTTTTTCTTAAATCTAAAAACTTTAACAGAACTTTTGCAATATGGTCGATTGCTATTTCTCTTATGTGGTCTACTGTTTTTGGGGTGTCTTGGAACTATATCTGGGGATACGATATAAACGGGGAGTACTATTACGCTAACTTGGTTTTGGCTAGGGGGATTTGGAGCATTTCAACTTACGATCAATATAATACAATTGCAAGTGTCAATATCTTAGGCCCAGTATATTCGTTAATCTTAAATATGTGGATAGTTCCAATTTTTAAAATCATTTACCCTTTGGTCTTCTCTCTGGTTCCGGTTATACTCTTAAAGGCGTATGAAAGGCTCTTAGGGAATAAAATTTGGGCTGAGCTTTCAGTGCTGTTCTTCATGTTTTTCTTTCAGTTCTTTGTTAGTAATATGGCACTTGCTAGGATGATGATTGTTGAGGTCTATTTGGCTCTCCTCGCCTATGCAACTATAAGGAAAATAAATCCCCTGTTTTTGATCTTGTTCTTAGCATCTCTAGCAGTTTCACACTACGGAACCGCATACCTAACAATGTTTGCACTTCTCACACTTCCACTTATACGAGTGCTTGAGAACGAGCAGAGGATCAGCAATAAACTAATAGCAGTTTTCTGGGTGGTTACACTACTGTGGTATGCATATGTTGGTGGGGGATTCCAGTTCAACAATTTGGTAATTATTGGATACCAGACCCTCCTGATGCTCAAAGATTTATTTAATCCGCAATATTCACAAGGTCTTGAGCTGATTGTTGCCAAGATGACTTTCATGAGAGAAATCGCAAAGTTGATAAATCTTTTCGCTCAGGGGTTGATTTCAATAGGTGTTCTAACGGTGCTCAACCGCCTGATCAGGGGCAGAAAGGTAAAACACCTTGAGTTCTACGCCTTATCTTTTGCCTTCTTTGCTTACGATATTGCGGGTATTGTCGTGCCGTATTTTTCAAACAGAATGAACGTAAATAGGTTATACCACTTGACACAGTTTTTTATTGCCCCTTATTTGTTAATTGGGTTTGACTCAGTTAAGAGAATAATGAACAACCTCAGCAAAAACAGGCATACGCTCCCGCTGAAAAATAGTGTAGAAATTGCTGGAGTTTTCTTAGTTGTGTATTTTATCTTTACTTCGGGTTGGACGTTAGTAATCGCAAATGATCCAAAGCCACCCATGTGGCTTGAAAAGGTTGACGGGCCGTACTGGAGCCTCAGTGAGATTTCTGGGGGAAAGTGGATAGCTGAATACAGGTATGACAGCCTGAAGATCTACTCCGATCAGTATCGGGCACTCTTATTTCTTGGATTAATTAACCAAAATATAAATGAAGTGTCATTCAGGGGAGAAGAGAAAATATCTAATTTCCCAAAAAGAGAAGCCTATGCTTATCTTGGAAAAACAAGTGTAAGGGAAAAGAAAATTTTAGTTATAAATCAGAAATACTTGGGGACAATAAAAGAATTTTATTACCTTCCAATTTATAACAAATCTATATTCGAGGGACTTTGGACTTCAAATAAAATATATTCAAGCCAAGATGTAGCTATTTACAAAATTTAG
- a CDS encoding DUF354 domain-containing protein yields MAHRVWIDIANTAEIPFFKPIISELKHKYQIYLTCWKRGEVPELLRSLGFQVKPILSDFADPIKKALSVGLRTSLLTATAPKFDAVVTMENVMPLPSAYLRRKTSIIILDNDVKLNAPQSIFQRLENRVKKLAKYVLVPEIAYDEFSRFFGKDILTYPGIKEHVSISDYVPDPEFLSKVPFEEYIVLRPESLASHYVLEKESIVPELLDMFTKEGVNIIYLPRNKAERALSRGFEVYIPPKPLNGLDLSYYSNAVLTGSGTMAREAALLGVLAVSFFPGKQLLAIDKYLIEKGEIFHSRDPRAIVEYVISNLKVRKKPKVKEGKKIKAYIISLINDLIDGSILL; encoded by the coding sequence ATGGCACATAGGGTATGGATAGATATTGCAAATACTGCAGAGATACCATTTTTTAAGCCAATAATTTCAGAGCTTAAGCATAAATATCAGATATACTTAACCTGCTGGAAACGTGGGGAAGTTCCAGAGTTATTGCGCTCATTAGGTTTCCAAGTTAAGCCTATTTTAAGTGACTTTGCTGATCCCATAAAAAAAGCGCTATCAGTTGGATTGAGAACATCTCTTCTCACGGCTACTGCTCCAAAATTTGATGCCGTTGTAACCATGGAAAATGTTATGCCCCTACCTAGCGCATATTTACGGAGGAAGACATCTATAATAATTCTAGACAACGACGTTAAACTTAATGCCCCCCAGAGCATATTTCAGAGATTAGAAAATAGAGTTAAAAAGTTGGCAAAATATGTACTTGTTCCTGAAATTGCCTATGACGAGTTTTCAAGATTCTTTGGGAAAGACATATTAACTTACCCCGGAATTAAAGAGCATGTTTCAATATCGGATTATGTTCCGGATCCGGAATTCTTAAGTAAGGTACCATTTGAGGAGTACATAGTCTTGAGGCCAGAATCCCTAGCTTCCCATTATGTTTTAGAGAAAGAGTCAATTGTCCCAGAATTACTTGACATGTTTACTAAAGAGGGAGTTAACATAATTTATCTTCCCAGAAACAAGGCAGAAAGAGCATTATCACGAGGTTTTGAAGTTTATATTCCTCCAAAACCGCTAAATGGTCTGGACCTATCTTATTATTCTAATGCAGTTTTGACAGGGTCTGGAACAATGGCACGTGAAGCTGCTCTACTTGGTGTTTTGGCAGTATCATTCTTTCCAGGGAAGCAATTACTTGCAATAGATAAATATTTAATAGAGAAAGGAGAGATATTTCATTCGCGAGATCCAAGGGCAATAGTTGAGTATGTAATTTCCAATCTCAAAGTTCGAAAAAAACCCAAAGTTAAAGAAGGTAAGAAAATTAAAGCATATATTATTAGTCTCATCAACGATCTTATAGACGGGTCAATTCTTTTGTAG
- a CDS encoding glycosyltransferase family 2 protein has translation MYVNAPRVSIIILNWNGWKDTIECLESLYRITYPNYDVIVVDNGSRDDSVQKIKEYAEGKIRVNSKFFDYNPNNKPIKVFEINESEARQGEFNKLVYEKFDPNRRMILIKNNNNYGYAGGNNVGIKFALSVLDPGYVLLLNNDTVVDPNFLTELVKVAESDEKIGIVGPKIYYYDYKGRSDVISFAGEELILWKGTAVRYGEREVDRGQWDKLRVVDKIEGSCMLIKGKVLERIGLFDEKFFCYWEETDLCFRAKRKGYTLVYVPKAKIWHKIASSSGGTLRPFYIYHMTRNRIWFLIKNELYKSLKINLLYVFIWEIWFRFLTYLVYYKRPSLFSFYMQGIFDGIRRNKKF, from the coding sequence ATGTACGTGAATGCTCCGAGGGTGTCTATAATTATCTTGAACTGGAATGGCTGGAAAGATACAATAGAGTGTTTAGAGTCGCTTTATAGAATTACCTATCCCAATTACGATGTTATTGTTGTTGACAATGGATCTAGGGATGACTCTGTTCAAAAGATAAAAGAGTATGCCGAGGGAAAGATTAGGGTTAATTCAAAGTTTTTTGATTACAATCCGAACAATAAGCCAATTAAGGTTTTTGAGATTAATGAGAGTGAAGCTAGGCAAGGGGAATTTAATAAGCTTGTTTATGAAAAATTTGATCCTAATAGACGAATGATTTTGATCAAAAACAATAATAACTATGGCTATGCTGGTGGGAACAATGTTGGGATAAAATTTGCTTTGAGTGTTTTGGATCCTGGCTATGTTTTGCTTTTGAATAATGATACTGTGGTTGATCCAAACTTTTTAACGGAGCTTGTTAAAGTTGCTGAAAGTGACGAAAAGATTGGGATTGTGGGGCCAAAGATTTACTATTATGATTATAAGGGGAGGAGTGATGTAATAAGCTTTGCCGGGGAAGAATTAATACTTTGGAAAGGAACAGCTGTTAGATATGGGGAAAGGGAGGTTGATAGGGGGCAGTGGGATAAGCTACGAGTAGTGGATAAAATTGAAGGATCTTGTATGCTAATTAAGGGAAAAGTCTTAGAAAGAATTGGATTATTTGATGAAAAGTTTTTTTGTTATTGGGAAGAAACTGATTTATGTTTTAGAGCTAAACGAAAAGGCTATACTTTAGTTTATGTTCCAAAAGCTAAGATATGGCATAAAATAGCATCTTCCAGCGGAGGAACATTAAGACCCTTTTATATTTATCATATGACTAGAAATAGGATTTGGTTTTTAATAAAAAACGAACTGTATAAATCTTTAAAAATTAACTTATTATATGTTTTTATTTGGGAAATATGGTTTAGGTTTCTTACATATTTAGTATATTATAAGAGACCTAGTCTATTTTCGTTTTACATGCAAGGGATTTTTGATGGGATCCGTAGAAATAAAAAGTTTTAG
- a CDS encoding glycosyltransferase family 2 protein, with the protein MRISLITTVKNEENSIRAFLESILQQSRPPDEFIIVDGGSTDKTVEILQEYTPLFKRKNIIYKIIVKKGANIAKGRNIAISNSSGDIIACTDAGCVLSKAWLEEIARSFEQDPSVDIVSGWYEPLATSKFEEIVAEITYPKLKKVLRNPSKFLPSSRSIAFKKKCWKKVGGYPEWLYTAEDTLYDILLKRAGCKFVFNPNAVVYWKVRENLRKLFRQYYNYAKGDGEANLFFWRYFLVCYFPIIAILISLIYWRTNNVSPLLLGIIYLTGLISYLFGEVIYRGGSVRKILVNLPLALIIEITILVARTIGYTYGFLKRFKYKKTTKELTRL; encoded by the coding sequence ATGAGAATATCACTAATAACAACTGTGAAAAATGAAGAAAACTCAATTAGAGCATTTCTAGAGTCAATACTACAACAAAGTAGGCCCCCCGACGAATTTATAATTGTAGATGGGGGATCTACGGATAAAACTGTAGAAATTTTACAGGAGTATACTCCATTATTCAAAAGGAAAAACATTATCTATAAAATCATAGTCAAAAAGGGCGCTAATATAGCTAAGGGTCGTAATATTGCTATAAGCAATTCTTCAGGAGACATTATTGCATGTACAGATGCTGGATGCGTTTTATCTAAAGCTTGGCTAGAGGAAATTGCTAGGTCCTTTGAACAAGATCCTTCAGTTGATATTGTAAGTGGATGGTATGAACCATTAGCGACATCCAAATTTGAAGAAATTGTAGCGGAGATTACGTATCCTAAATTAAAGAAAGTTTTACGCAATCCAAGTAAGTTTTTACCTTCGAGCAGATCCATAGCGTTTAAGAAAAAATGTTGGAAAAAAGTTGGAGGATATCCAGAGTGGTTATATACAGCAGAGGATACTTTATATGATATACTTCTTAAAAGGGCTGGTTGTAAGTTTGTATTTAATCCAAATGCAGTTGTTTACTGGAAAGTTAGGGAAAATTTACGTAAATTATTTCGACAATATTATAATTATGCAAAAGGTGACGGAGAAGCAAATTTGTTCTTTTGGAGATATTTCTTAGTTTGTTATTTCCCTATTATTGCTATACTGATTTCCTTAATATATTGGAGAACCAATAATGTGTCTCCTCTGCTTCTTGGGATAATATATTTAACCGGACTTATTAGTTATTTGTTTGGTGAAGTAATTTACAGAGGAGGAAGTGTTAGAAAAATACTAGTAAACTTACCACTTGCTCTTATTATTGAGATAACAATACTAGTTGCAAGAACTATAGGGTACACTTATGGATTTCTAAAAAGATTTAAATATAAAAAAACTACAAAAGAATTGACCCGTCTATAA